CAGGTATTTCCAGGCGCCATCCTGCTTCAGATAAACCGATAGCGGGATACCCTGGTTGAGTGACCATTCATAGTCCACGCCGTTCTTTTGCCTCGATTTCATGGAGTACCAGCGGTCGTACTTGCTGCCAAACATGTTCAAAAACTGTCCCAGAGTGTAATCCAGCCAGATGGAATTGCGCGCTTTGAGGATCAGCCTGGCATTGGCTTTGTCTTTTGGCGCGGGAAACTTCAGGTGCAGGGCATCCATGCTCTCACTGGCATCCTGAGAGTCATCGCCCCGGTAGCTGTGTTCGTCTTTGGCTGAAACCAGCGGCATGGCGTCCTCACCGGTTCCCGAGATGGCGGATAATGGCGCTTTGGGATCCTTTACCGTGTGGAATATCCCCAGGCGATCCACCAGCAGGGAAGTTCCCTTGGGGTGGTCAACCACCTGCAGCTCCGCCAGATTGGTATATTGAATCTCTTCGGCGAGGTTATCCATCCTCAATTGGTACTCATTGCCCTTGGGCTGTAGGTTTGGCAGGGGCATATAGTCGTCCCGTTCCAGAGTGGGGAAAATGGCTCCGCCGTATATCTCGCCCGTAAACTCAAACTCACTGCCATTGTAGGCAAATACGAAAGGACATGACTCCTTGGTGAGGATGATGAACGCTAAAAATATACTGCAAGATACTAGGAACGTAGTCCCAATGGCTAAGGTGGACAGGACTATTGATTTTCCCAGATCTAAATCGTAAACCTCAATTCTATCAATGCTTTCCATGGGAAGCTGATACTCAGTAGACAGGGAATCCGGTATGGGCGTCTGGGGGAGCAGATACACGTTGTAAATATACTTGCTGTTTTGCGGAAAGAAATTCGATCCTTGGGGTACAGAGCCGCTTATCAGCCCATCAGCAAAAGTGAGGTTGCTAAGATAATAGGGGTGGTCTGGCTGCTCCGGAAAGATCATTTTTAGCATCCGGCCCTGAAAGTCAGGAGGAGTGCTTTTGGGTGTTTCAAAATAGCTATACCTGGCACAGGAGTGTAAAATACAACCGATCAACAATAGACAAATCAATCGCATAGAGTACTTGGCATTACGCATTGGTTATCCTTCATTCTTCCATATTTGTAATTATCTATATCATGATGTATATCATGGTGTCATGCATATATTATTCCATGTCTGCAAATATTACATCTTCTACTCTGCCAATAGGGGTGACGCGATCAATCACATTGGTGCAGGAACAGGGCTACGTATCCCTTCAACTCCATCGCTGTGTGACTTGCTGGCTGTGGTGTGATGTTTACGATCCCTGAAGATGGCTTTCGATGTACTGCAGGATGGGGGTATTATCAAAGCTCTTTTCAAAGGCGCGCAGCACTCCCAGGCTCTCAAAACGATCGAAAACGCCTTCCTGTAGCATGCCGGATAGTAGGATTACAGGAGCTTTACAGCCCAGTTCCCGGATTTCAGCGATGGCGTCCAGCCCGTTTACTCCACCCAGGTTCAGATCCACCAGCAGCATATCGTATTGATTGCGGGATAGCAGGGCCAACGCTTCCGCGGGGCTGCCAGCCTTGTCGCATTCGTGGCCGCGCTTGTGACAACTGCGTTGGAAGAGCTTGCAGATACCTTCTTCATCATCCAGAATCAGCAGCTTGAGTTTGGCATTACTCTCTGCCAGCAGACCGCTGATCAGCGGACCTATCAGTTTGGCAGAGAAAGGCTTTTGGATGAAGGGCAGATCGGGGTCGATGATCCCATGCTGTGCGATCACATCGTCCGCGAAGCCGGACATATAGATCATCTTCTGCTCCGGGTTTATTCTTCGGATGGCGTCCGCGAGATCCTTGCCGTTCATGGATGGCATCACCACATCGGTGATCACGACATCGAACTTCTCTCCCTTTTCAAAGCGTTTCAGGGCAAGCAGGGAGGAGTTGTTGCACTCCACCTTATAGCCCAGATTGGTGAGCATCTTTTGCAGGATTTTGCATAGCGCGTCCTCATCCTCCACGATGAGGATTTTCTGGCCTTTTCCCCGCCCGGAGGCAGCAG
The sequence above is drawn from the Candidatus Cloacimonadota bacterium genome and encodes:
- a CDS encoding response regulator, giving the protein ENGKSSGLGLASAYGIIEQAGGVIMPYSEPGKGTIMKVLLPALQIRSGASDADRAAASGRGKGQKILIVEDEDALCKILQKMLTNLGYKVECNNSSLLALKRFEKGEKFDVVITDVVMPSMNGKDLADAIRRINPEQKMIYMSGFADDVIAQHGIIDPDLPFIQKPFSAKLIGPLISGLLAESNAKLKLLILDDEEGICKLFQRSCHKRGHECDKAGSPAEALALLSRNQYDMLLVDLNLGGVNGLDAIAEIRELGCKAPVILLSGMLQEGVFDRFESLGVLRAFEKSFDNTPILQYIESHLQGS